A window of the Archocentrus centrarchus isolate MPI-CPG fArcCen1 chromosome 9, fArcCen1, whole genome shotgun sequence genome harbors these coding sequences:
- the slc2a11b gene encoding solute carrier family 2, facilitated glucose transporter member 11b isoform X2: MNVEESHADSKKELPNKSLLLAVCAAGIGGTFQYGYNIAIINAPTTYVQDFINQTWRQRYQTEMSEDGLTLLWSTIVSIFTLGGLVGASTGGTLSVKLGRKGTLLTNNIFALLAALLMGLSYPTGLFELLIIGRLISGLNAGIGICVQPLYLGEIAPTSLRGAMGMGTSVFITGGILTGQVIGLRELLGKEEHWPILLSTTCIPAFLQFLILPWFPESPRYLLIDKGDEEGCKKALKQLHGITECDGEREDIEKEKNNLSDFHAKKPWELFVDRTLRWQLLTIILLNAAQQLNGINAIYFYADYVFKQSGIPTDKIPYATVGTGACECITALTCGMLIDCLGRKVLIMGGYTLMAICCVLFTLTLTFQDASPVVPYLSMACVFAFILSFGLGPGGVTNILTTELFTQNARPAAYMLAGSVSWFSFFFIGLAFPFIVIGLKQYCFLVFLVVSSLVVIYIFLVVPETKNKTFLEIQSEFQDSKKRKIGCSDGAGTILLSTAI; the protein is encoded by the exons ATGAACGTGGAAGAGAGTCATGCGGATTCAAAGAAAGAG CTTCCAAACAAATCGCTTCTGCtggctgtgtgtgctgctggcATTGGGGGGACGTTTCAGTATGGATATAATATAGCTATCATCAATGCACCGACAACG TATGTGCAAGATTTCATCAACCAAACCTGGAGACAGCGTTACCAAACTGAAATGTCAGAAGATGGTCTTACCCTCCTCTGGTCCACTATCGTGTCTATATTTACTTTAGGAGGGCTTGTAGGAGCATCAACTGGTGGAACATTATCTGTGAAGCTGGGGAG GAAAGGGACACTGCTGACCAATAACATATTTGCTTTACTGGCTGCTCTCCTGATGGGTCTGAGTTACCCTACAGGGTTATTTGAATTGCTCATCATCGGGCGTCTCATCTCTGGATTAAATGCAG GCATTGGCATTTGTGTTCAGCCTCTGTATTTGGGAGAAATAGCTCCAACTTCATTACGTGGCGCTATGGGAATGGGAACTTCAGTGTTTATCACTGGGGGGATTTTGACTGGACAAGTGATTGGCCTCAG AGAGCTTCTGGGTAAAGAAGAGCACTGGCCCATCCTGCTCTCTACCACTTGTATCCCAGCTTTTCTGCAGTTCCTGATCCTGCCCTGGTTCCCGGAGAGCCCACGCTATCTGCTCATCGACAAAGGAGATGAGGAGGGTTGTAAGAAAG CCCTGAAGCAGCTGCATGGTATAACCGAATGTGATGGTGAACGGGAAGATATTGAGAAGGAGAAGAATAACTTATCAGATTTTCACGCCAAGAAACCCTGGGAGCTCTTTGTTGATCGCACTTTACGCTGGCAGCTTCTCACCATAATACTCCTCAACGCTGCGCAACAGCTCAACGGCATCAATGCT ATTTACTTCTATGCAGATTACGTGTTCAAACAATCCGGTATTCCCACCGATAAAATACCATACGCGACTGTCGGCACTGGTGCCTGTGAATGCATCACCGCTTTAACATGT GGTATGCTCATTGACTGTCTGGGAAGGAAAGTACTCATCATGGGAGGATACACACTGATGGCTATCTGCTGTGTTTTATTCACGCTCACACTCACTTTCCAG gATGCCAGCCCAGTTGTTCCGTACCTGAGCATGGcctgtgtttttgctttcatcTTGAGTTTTGGCTTAGGACCAG GTGGTGTGACTAACATCTTAACCACTGAGCTGTTCACACAAAACGCACGTCCTGCAGCATACATGCTTGCAGGGTCAGTGAGCTGGTTCAGTTTCTTCTTTATCGGCCTGGCCTTCCCCTTCATTGTG ATCGGGCTGAAGCAGTATTGTTTCCTGGTGTTCTTGGTTGTCTCCTCCTTGGTGGTGATATACATTTTCCTTGTTGTCCCTGAAACCAAGAACAAAACCTTTCTCGAAATCCAGAGCGAGTTCCAGGATTCCAAGAAGAGAAAGATCGGCTGCTCCGATGGAGCAGGGACAATATTGCTATCAACTGCAATATGA
- the slc2a11b gene encoding solute carrier family 2, facilitated glucose transporter member 11b isoform X1: protein MPKEYEDQYQPLLIKATKDAKRPKLPNKSLLLAVCAAGIGGTFQYGYNIAIINAPTTYVQDFINQTWRQRYQTEMSEDGLTLLWSTIVSIFTLGGLVGASTGGTLSVKLGRKGTLLTNNIFALLAALLMGLSYPTGLFELLIIGRLISGLNAGIGICVQPLYLGEIAPTSLRGAMGMGTSVFITGGILTGQVIGLRELLGKEEHWPILLSTTCIPAFLQFLILPWFPESPRYLLIDKGDEEGCKKALKQLHGITECDGEREDIEKEKNNLSDFHAKKPWELFVDRTLRWQLLTIILLNAAQQLNGINAIYFYADYVFKQSGIPTDKIPYATVGTGACECITALTCGMLIDCLGRKVLIMGGYTLMAICCVLFTLTLTFQDASPVVPYLSMACVFAFILSFGLGPGGVTNILTTELFTQNARPAAYMLAGSVSWFSFFFIGLAFPFIVIGLKQYCFLVFLVVSSLVVIYIFLVVPETKNKTFLEIQSEFQDSKKRKIGCSDGAGTILLSTAI from the exons ATGCCTAAAGAATACGAGGATCAGTATCAGCCTCTTCTAATTAAAGCAACCAAAGACGCAAAGCGGCCGAAG CTTCCAAACAAATCGCTTCTGCtggctgtgtgtgctgctggcATTGGGGGGACGTTTCAGTATGGATATAATATAGCTATCATCAATGCACCGACAACG TATGTGCAAGATTTCATCAACCAAACCTGGAGACAGCGTTACCAAACTGAAATGTCAGAAGATGGTCTTACCCTCCTCTGGTCCACTATCGTGTCTATATTTACTTTAGGAGGGCTTGTAGGAGCATCAACTGGTGGAACATTATCTGTGAAGCTGGGGAG GAAAGGGACACTGCTGACCAATAACATATTTGCTTTACTGGCTGCTCTCCTGATGGGTCTGAGTTACCCTACAGGGTTATTTGAATTGCTCATCATCGGGCGTCTCATCTCTGGATTAAATGCAG GCATTGGCATTTGTGTTCAGCCTCTGTATTTGGGAGAAATAGCTCCAACTTCATTACGTGGCGCTATGGGAATGGGAACTTCAGTGTTTATCACTGGGGGGATTTTGACTGGACAAGTGATTGGCCTCAG AGAGCTTCTGGGTAAAGAAGAGCACTGGCCCATCCTGCTCTCTACCACTTGTATCCCAGCTTTTCTGCAGTTCCTGATCCTGCCCTGGTTCCCGGAGAGCCCACGCTATCTGCTCATCGACAAAGGAGATGAGGAGGGTTGTAAGAAAG CCCTGAAGCAGCTGCATGGTATAACCGAATGTGATGGTGAACGGGAAGATATTGAGAAGGAGAAGAATAACTTATCAGATTTTCACGCCAAGAAACCCTGGGAGCTCTTTGTTGATCGCACTTTACGCTGGCAGCTTCTCACCATAATACTCCTCAACGCTGCGCAACAGCTCAACGGCATCAATGCT ATTTACTTCTATGCAGATTACGTGTTCAAACAATCCGGTATTCCCACCGATAAAATACCATACGCGACTGTCGGCACTGGTGCCTGTGAATGCATCACCGCTTTAACATGT GGTATGCTCATTGACTGTCTGGGAAGGAAAGTACTCATCATGGGAGGATACACACTGATGGCTATCTGCTGTGTTTTATTCACGCTCACACTCACTTTCCAG gATGCCAGCCCAGTTGTTCCGTACCTGAGCATGGcctgtgtttttgctttcatcTTGAGTTTTGGCTTAGGACCAG GTGGTGTGACTAACATCTTAACCACTGAGCTGTTCACACAAAACGCACGTCCTGCAGCATACATGCTTGCAGGGTCAGTGAGCTGGTTCAGTTTCTTCTTTATCGGCCTGGCCTTCCCCTTCATTGTG ATCGGGCTGAAGCAGTATTGTTTCCTGGTGTTCTTGGTTGTCTCCTCCTTGGTGGTGATATACATTTTCCTTGTTGTCCCTGAAACCAAGAACAAAACCTTTCTCGAAATCCAGAGCGAGTTCCAGGATTCCAAGAAGAGAAAGATCGGCTGCTCCGATGGAGCAGGGACAATATTGCTATCAACTGCAATATGA
- the rbm19 gene encoding putative RNA-binding protein 19, protein MSRLIIKNLPNGMKEERFKSMFAAFGTVTDCSLKFTKDGKFRKFGFVGFKSEEDANRALKHFNKSFVDTSRVTVEMCKAFGDPTKAKAWSKHTQSSGQVKPSAPADTDGKKKKQKKESRSVLGNLEEESDFKEFLSVHQNRSQVPTWANDTAQEAADPDSRQKKTQSKKKLASDDYLNFDSDQSEDEDEQEEYDDSEDEDDDATKEALKSGLSDMDYLRSKVAQTADMGEDDENKDGDEEEEDDGPLLHTDSAYESGDRENISKVKSSVSSEEKKQSKMKKTAKQETEPMTEFTVKLRGVPFTVKEKQIREFMTPLKPAAVRIGKNESGNRTGYVYVDLHSKEEVEKALKKNKDYIGGRYIEVFRVDPSAGKSKRDGKDKESDGNFTRKLKEDEEEEDVSESGRLFVRNLPYTCTEEDLKELFSKHGPLSEVLFPIDSLTKRPKGFAFVTYMIPENAVTALAQLDGHIFQGRMLHLLPSTVKKEKLDSDAGGPGSSSYKRQKDAKNKALSSSSHNWNTLFLGTSAVADAIAEKYNTTKSQVLDHESKGSVAVRMALGETQIVQETRQFLLDNNVSLDSFSQAAAARSATVILVKNLPAGVQVSELEELFSPHGSLGRVLLPPSGLTAVVEFLEPAEAKRAFTRLAYSKFHHVPLYLEWAPVGVFVAKSEPEKEVAEKEEKKEKENEEEEEEEDEPVPGSTLFIKNLNFSTTEEKLQETFSKCGKVKSCTISKKKDKKGKLLSMGYGFVQYQTAEAAQKALRQLQHCKVDDHQLELKISEKATRTADVSRKKKQAEKKQTGSKILVRNVPFQATVREIRELFCTFGELKTVRLPKKAAGSGSHRGFGFVDFLTKQDAKKAFAALCHSTHLYGRRLVLEWADAEETVESLRRKTAEHFHVAAKKQRKAEVLEGILETMETEGGVED, encoded by the exons ATGTCGAGACTCATCATTAAAAACCTCCCTAACGGG ATGAAGGAGGAGAGGTTCAAGTCGATGTTTGCTGCCTTTGGCACTGTGACAGACTGCTCTCTGAAGTTTACCAAAGATGGCAAGTTCCGCAAGTTCGGCTTCGTCGGCTTTAAATCCGAGGAGGACGCAAACAGAGCCCTGAAGCATTTCAATAAGAGCTTCGTGGACACGTCCAGAGTGACG GTGGAGATGTGTAAAGCATTTGGAGACCCCACTAAGGCAAAAGCCTGGAGTAAACACACTCAGAGCTCAGGGCAGGTCAAACCCTCTGCTCCGGCTGACACTGATGGCAAAAAG aagaagcagaaaaaggaATCCAGGAGTGTTCTGGGAAAT CTGGAAGAGGAATCAGACTTTAAGGAGTTTCTGTCAGTGCATCAGAATCGAAGCCAAGTCCCAACCTGGGCAAACGACACTGCGCAGGAAGCAGCCGATCCCGACAGTAGACAGAAGAAGACTCAGAGCAAGAAGAAGCTAGCTTCAGATGATTACCTCAACTTTGACTCAGACCAGtcagaggatgaggatgagcaAGAAGAATATGATGacagtgaagatgaagatgatg ATGCCACTAAAGAAGCACTGAAGTCTGGGTTATCAGATATGGACTACCTGCGGTCAAAGGTGGCACAAACAGCAGACATGGGGGAGGATGACGAGAACAAAGatggtgacgaggaagaggaggatgatggtCCTTTACTGCACACAGACAGTGCCTATGAGAGTGGAGACAGGGAAAACATCTCAAAGGTCAAATCTTCAGTGTCCTCTGAGGAGAAGAAGCAGAGCAAAATGAAGAAAACTGCCAAGCAGGAG ACCGAACCAATGACAGAGTTCACAGTGAAGCTGAGGGGAGTCCCATTCACTGTTAAAGAA AAACAAATTCGAGAGTTCATGACCCCGCTGAAGCCTGCAGCAGTCCGGATTGGGAAGAATGAAAGTGGAAATAGAACAG gttaTGTATACGTGGACTTGCATTCTAAGGAAGAAGTGGAAAAGGccttgaagaaaaacaaagattatATAG GAGGGCGTTACATTGAAGTCTTTCGTGTGGATCCTTCTGCGGGAAAGAGCAAGAGAGACGGAAAGGATAAAGAAAGCGACGGAAACTTCACCAGGAAGCTcaaagaggatgaggaggaggaagatgtttCCGAGTCAGGTCGACTCTTCGTCAGAAACCTTCCTTACACCTGCACAGAGGAAGACCTCAAAGAGCTGTTTAGCAAACACG GTCCTTTATCTGAGGTGCTCTTCCCTATTGACTCTCTAACCAAGAGACCTAAAGGGTTTGCCTTTGTAACCTACATGATACCAGAGAATGCTGTGACAGCTCTCGCTCAGCTAGACGGACACATATTTCAG GGCAGAATGCTTCACCTGCTTCCCTCCACTGTGAAGAAGGAAAAGCTTGACTCTGATGCTGGCGGTCCTGGCTCCTCATCTTACAAACGGCAAAAAGATgctaaaaataaagctttaagtTCCAG TTCACACAACTGGAACACCTTGTTTCTGGGTACAAGTGCAGTGGCAGATGCCATTGCTGAAAAATACAACACCACCAAAAGCCAAGTCCTGGACCAC GAATCAAAGGGAAGTGTTGCAGTGAGGATGGCTCTGGGAGAAACACAGATTGTCCAGGAGACACGACAGTTCCTATTGGACAACAATGTCAGTCTGGATTCCTTCAGTCAG GCAGCAGCAGCGAGGAGTGCAACTGTGATCTTGGTGAAGAACCTTCCAGCTGGAGTGCAGGTGTCAGAGCTCGAGGAGCTCTTCTCACCTCATGGTTCTTTGGGCCGAGTGCTGCTGCCACCTTCAGGACTCACTGCAGTCGTTGAGTTTCTGGAGCCAGCTGAAGCAAAACGAGCCTTCACAAGGCTGGCTTATAGTAAG TTTCATCATGTTCCACTGTATTTGGAGTGGGCGCCTGTCGGAGTGTTTGTGGCCAAGTCAGAACCAG AGAAAGAGGTggcagagaaagaggaaaagaaggagaaagaaaatgaggaagaagaagaggaggaggatgaaccTGTACCAGGTTCTACACTTTTCATTAAGAATCTTAATTTCAGCACCACAGAGGAGAAGCTGCAAGAG ACATTCTCCAAATGTGGCAAAGTCAAATCCTGCACAATATCcaagaaaaaagataaaaaag GCAAACTGTTGTCAATGGGTTATGGTTTTGTCCAGTATCAAACAGCAGAAGCAGCACAGAAAGCCCTGAGGCAGCTACAG CACTGTAAGGTGGATGATCACCAGTTAGAGCTGAAGATTTCAGAGAAAGCCACAAG GACAGCTGATGTGTCACGGAAGAAGAAGCAAGCTGAGAAGAAGCAGACGGGATCCAAAATCCTTGTGCGCAATGTTCCTTTCCAAGCCACTGTCAGAGAAATCAGGGAGCTTTTCTG TACGTTTGGAGAGCTGAAAACTGTGCGTCTTCCAAAGAAAGCAGCTGGTTCAGGGAGTCATCGAGGTTTTGGCTTTGTTGATTTCCTCACCAAACAAGATGCTAag AAAGCTTTTGCTGCACTGTGCCACAGCACCCATCTGTACGGGAGACGTCTTGTGCTGGAGTGGGCTGATGCTGAGGAAACCGTGGAGTCACTGCGACGGAAAACAGCCGAACATTTTCACG TGGCTGCCAAAAAGCAGcgaaaagcagaggttttggaaGGAATTCTGGAGACGATGGAAACTGAAGGTGGTGTGGAAGACTGA
- the plbd2 gene encoding putative phospholipase B-like 2, with protein sequence MASRCYGGRSFTEILYIFKMLLFLFCLYAAVRAEIRTAVIDKQTGQLSVIEGYREDFVAWANFTDDIDASGWSFLEVTTSSQYNDSIQAYAAGAVEAAVTSQLIYKHWMNTLMGYCEPLMYESAYCERLKSYIITNMQWIQEQIKKNPNSPYWYQVHLTFLQLKGLEDSYNDQLSFPTGTFSLNPFGFLLFQMGGDLEDLESALNKSSQTRPIGSGSCSALIKLLPNNKELLVSHDTWNTYQAMLRIMKKYIFAFKVSPLDNYVLPGRIQAFSSYPGSIFSGDDFYILSSGLVTLETTIGNSNPALWKYVQPTGTVMEWLRNIVANRLAATGKDWAEIFKQYNSGTYNNQWMIVDYNHFTPGKTDITEGLFVVLEQIPGLVIYTDKTQELLKKGYWASYNIPYYVEIFNASGCNELVEKFGSWFSLDQNPRAQIFRRNQTDVTDVDSMVRLMRYNNFKEDPLSKCDGCNPPENGENAISARSDLNPANGTYPFGALKQRPHGGTDMKLTSYEMFREYGMLAVSGPTWDQVPTFQWSTSPYKDLMHMGHPDVWTFKPIKVIWTS encoded by the exons ATGGCGTCCAGGTGTTACGGAGGTAGAAGTTTTACtgagattttatatatttttaaaatgcttctgtttttgttttgcttgtacGCGGCTGTTCGAGCAGAAATACGAACGGCTGTTATCGACAAGCAAACGGGACAGCTGTCTGTCATAGAGGGATATCGAGAGGATTTTGTGGCTTGGGCAAACTTCACTGATGATATCGACGCATCAGG CTGGTCTTTCTTGGAGGTCACTACCAGCAGCCAGTACAATGACAGCATCCAAGCCTACGCTGCAGGAGCAGTTGAGGCTGCAGTAACCTCTCAG ctaATCTATAAGCACTGGATGAACACTCTGATGGGTTACTGCGAGCCCTTGATGTATGAATCTGCTTACTGCGAGCGCCTTAAATCTTACATAATAACCAATATGCAGTGGATTCAGGAGCAAATCAAGAAGAACCCAAATTCACCCtactggtaccag GTGCATCTGACATTTCTACAGCTGAAAGGTCTGGAGGACAGCTACAATGACCAGCTATCTTTCCCAACAGGGACATTCTCCCTCAACCCATTTGGCTTCCT ACTTTTTCAAATGGGTGGCGATCTTGAGGACCTGGAATCAGCTCTGAATAAATCCAGCCAAACTCGACCCATTGGCTCTGGCTCCTGCTCTGCATTGATTAAGCTTCTGCCTAACAATAAGGAACTGCTGGTGTCACACGACACTTGGAACACCTACCAGGCAATGCTGCGCATCATGAAGAAATACATCTTTGCCTTCAAAGTTTCGCCTCTAG ACAATTATGTTCTTCCTGGAAGAATTCAGGCGTTCTCATCTTATCCTGGATCGATCTTCTCTGGAGATGACTTTTATATCCTAAGTAGTGGCTTG gTTACTTTGGAAACCACCATTGGCAACAGCAACCCTGCTCTGTGGAAATATGTTCAGCCCACAGGAACAGTCATGGAGTGGCTAAGGAACATTGTTGCAAATCGACTGGCTGCTACTGGCAAGGACTGGGCAGAAATTTTCAAACAGTACAACAGTGGCAC GTATAACAACCAGTGGATGATTGTTGACTACAACCACTTCACTCCAGGAAAGACCGACATCACAGAGGGGCTCTTTGTTGTGTTGGAGCAGATTCC GGGACTCGTCATTTATACTGATAAAACTCAGGAACTGCTGAAGAAAGGATACTGGGCTAGTTATAACATACC GTACTACGTGGAGATATTTAATGCCAGCGGCTGCAATGAGTTGGTTGAGAAGTTTGGCTCGTGGTTTTCTCTGGACCAGAATCCTCGGGCTCAGATTTTCAGGAGAAACCAGACAGATGTCACAGATGTGGATTCCATGGTTCGTCTCATGAG GtataataattttaaagaaGATCCACTATCAAAGTGTGACGGCTGTAATCCACCTGAAAATGGAGAGAATGCAATCTCAGCACGTTCAGATCTGAACCCAGCTAATGGAACATATCCATTTGGCGCCTTAAAGCAGAGACCACACGGAGGAACAGACATGaag cTGACTTCCTATGAGATGTTCCGAGAGTATGGCATGCTGGCAGTGAGTGGGCCAACCTGGGACCAAGTGCCAACGTTCCAGTGGAGCACTTCCCCCTACAAAGACCTGATGCACATGGGTCACCCTGATGTCTGGACTTTCAAGCCTATAAAAGTCATCTGGACTTCTTAA